The following DNA comes from Chitinophaga nivalis.
GTAATCCATGTAGTTCATGAACATGATACCGGGCGCCTTGTTGGTGCAATTATCCAGCTTCGGGAAAGTCGGACAGCCGAAACTATTATCGCCCTGTAACGGGGTATCGGCAATGCCGTCGTCATCGGTGCAGCCACCGCTGTCATCTGCCCAGATATGTTTTAAGCCAAAGAAGTGACCGATTTCATGGGTGGTGGTGCGGCCGAGGTTATAGGTGCCTCCCACGCTGCCCGTGGTACCAAAGCCAGTATACTGTACCACTACGCCTTCCTGTTCCTGCGGATAGCCATTGCCGGGAGGAGCAGCTACGCCCAGGAAATTGCCGGATAACCGGGTCACCCAGATATTCAGGTAGCGGTGGGTATCCCAGGCATCGGAGCCGCCGGTGCTGTTATATTTTACATCCGGGCTGCCGTTGGAGATGGAGAAGCTTTTGCCGGTGGCCGTTTTCACTTTTACAATACCGTTGGTGGGTTCATTATCGGGGGTGCGCTGCGCCAGGCAAAAATTGATACGGGTATTACCGATGAGGGATTGCCATACGGCAGGTACCTGGCTGATATCTGTATTCGCAGCATTATAGTCCTGGTTGAGCACTGCCAGCTGCGACAGGATCTGGGCATGGGTAACGGCGCTGGTATCGTCCAGTACCACATGCACCACCACGGGGATGGTCACCTGCCGGGGCAGGGCTTCTATCTGTGCCCGCAGCCGCTGGCGTTGCTGGCCCTGTATCATATTGTGTTCATGGCCGGCAATCAGTTGCTGCAGTTGTGGGTGTGCTTTGATTTGTTGCTGCAGGGCAACAGCAGTGCCGCATTTTCGTTGGGCAGTTACCGTTAGGCAGCAGCAAATGGTAAAAAGGATAGTGATAGCGGTACGCAAGCAAATAAAGTTTGATGTGGATCAGATGATGTCGATAAACAGGTATGTAAGATACATTGCAGGCGTGAAAATATGATCAGGGGATCACTTTTTATGATACCTGTATGATAAGGTTGCCGGATTAACAGCCGGAGAGGAGGGGTTGCTCATAAAACAGCGGCTTACCAGCAAAAGGAAGATTTCCTTTGGTGGTAAGCCGCCAATATTTGTAGTGTGACTGCTATTATAAGTTAGCCTGGATTTTCTTTTCCAGTACTGATTTAGGTACTGCACCTATTTGTTTGTCTACTACCTTGCCATCTTTGATAAAGAGGATAGCCGGGATGCTGGTGATACCATAATCAACAGACACCTGTGGGTTGTGATCCACATTTACTTTACCGATGTTTACCTGACCTGCGTAATCTTTAGACAGTTCTTCGATTACTGGTCCGATTGCACGACAAGGACCACACCATTCTGCCCAAAAGTCAATAACAGATAATTTATCGGAATTCAGTACTTCTGTTTGGAAGTTTGCGTCAGTGAATTCTAAAGCCATATGATATTGTAATTTAAAATGTTAAACGTTATTAATGATTGTTTTTGATTCGTTCTTGTGATTGATAGATCAAAATTTGAACCTGATGCAAATTACTGCTTTTTTGGCATCTTACTTATTGATTGTCTCTATATAAACATCGATATCCGGCTGTTTATGCAGGAAGACCGCCAACTCGTCATTCATTTCGATCTTTTTGTTGAAGGTATGCAGTTTTACCTGCAGGTTTTCGTCGCGGTCGGTGAGCTGCATATGCAGGGTACTATTGCCCGGGAAACGATTGATATTGTCTACCAGGAAGTCAACGGTTGCCCGGTTGAGCTGTTTGGCCATGGTAGCCAGGTATACCTGTTTGGTATGTGTTTTCTTTACTTCCTGCAGGAGTTGTATACTGGAAACTTTAAATTCATATTCGTTGTCGTTGAAACGCTTGGATTTGAAGCCGCCATTGATAAACAGGCAAAGGCCTGGTTTCAGGTAAGGGGCGAAGCGGATAAAGTCTTCACTCCACAGGGCGAATTCAAATTTACCGGTGTAATCTTCTATGGTCATTACCCCAAACTGCCGGTTGTTGCGTGAAATACGCTCCTGGGCATTGGTAATATATACCGCCAGCCGGAAGTTGCGTTCCCGGGAGCGGCCGCCTGTACCACCCGGTTGGGCTATTTCTGTCTGGTACTCCAGCAGTTCCTGCACCGAATTCATGTGATAATACTTCATCTCAAAACGATAGTCATCCAACGGATGGCCGGAGATGTAGATACCGGTGATTTCCCTTTCATTATTCAATTTCATAATGAGTGGCCAGACATCACATGGTGGAATTTTCGGTGGTTCCACATCCGGCAGGTCATCGGCTGCAAAGAGGCTGCCTACGTTGGAGGCGCCGGCTGTAACCTGTTGGCCGAATTTCACAATTTTGTCGAGGCCGCTCATGTTTTCCCCTTCCGGTTTGTGGAAGTACTGGGCACGGTGCAGTGCCGGGAAACAATCGAAAGCGCCCGACATGGCCAGGGCTTCCAGCGATTTTTTATTAACGGCGCGTTGGTTAACGCGTTTGATGAAATCAAAGATGCTTTTGAAAGGACCCTCTTTCTTCCTTTCTTCCAGCAGGTTTTCCACGGCTGCTTCGCCCACACCTTTCAGACCTCCCAGCCCGAAACGTACCTGGCCTTGCTTGTTCACGGCAAAACCTTTGAACGATTCGTTTACATCCGGTGGTAATACGTCGATGCCCATGCGTTTACACTCTTCCATGAAGAAGGTGATTTTTTCAATATTGCTGGCGCAGTTCAGTACGGCAGCCATATATTCCGCCGGGTAGTGGGCTTTCAGGTAAGCCGTTTGATAGGCCACAAAAGCGTAGCAGGTGGAGTGCGATTTATTGAACGCGTAGGAGGCGAAGGCTTCCCAGTCTGTCCATACTTTTTCGCAGATCTTGGGATCGTGGCCGTTTTGGGCACAACCTTCCATGAACTGCGCTTTCATTTTATTCAGTACCGCAATCTGTTTCTTACCCATGGCCTTACGGAGTACGTCCGCATCTCCTTTGGAGAAGCCAGCCAGTTTCTGGCTCAGCAACATCACCTGCTCCTGATAGACGGTGATACCGTAGGTATCATTGAGGTATTCCTCCATTTGAGCCAGATCGTACTGTACGGGTTCGAGGCCGTGTTTACGCCGGATAAAGGAAGGGATATACTCGAGCGGACCCGGACGATACAAGGCGTTCATGGCAATGAGATCGTCGAATCTATCCGGTTTCAGCTCCCGGAGATATTTCTGCATCCCGGGCGACTCGAACTGGAACGTTGCGTTGGTTTCTCCTTTCTGGTAAAGCTCATAGGTTTTCGCGTCGTCCAGCGGAATGTTATCGATTTCGATGGCAACACCATGGTTCTGACGAATCAGTTCCAGGGCGCCTTTGATGATGGTAAGGGTTTTCAGACCCAGGAAGTCCATCTTGATAACACCGGCTGATTCGATAATGCTTCCTTCAAACTGGGTCACCAGCAGGTCGGAGTCTTTGGCCGTGGATACGGGAATGAGGTCGTAGAGGTCCTGCGGGGCAATGATGATACCTGCCGCGTGGATACCGGTATTTCGTACAGACCCTTCCAGTACGCAGGCTTCGCGGAGTACTTCTCCCTGGAGGTCTTCTCCTTTGATGAGTTCCCGGAGCTTCTTGACATTTTCAATATCTTCTCCGGCGAGGCCTTCTTTGTCGGCCAGGCTTTTATCTCCATCCAGCGGTGCATTGAAGATGCGGTCCAGCTGAATACCTGGTTTGTCTGGTACCAGTTTGGCCAGGGCGTTGGATTCTACCAGCGGCAGATCCATTACACGGGCAACGTCCTTGATACTCATTTTGGCCGCCATGGTACCATAGGTAATGATCTGTGCTACCTGGTTACGGCCATATTTCTGTACTACGTAGTCGATTACTTTTTGTCGGCCCTCATCATCGAAGTCCGTATCAATATCGGGCATGCTCTTACGTTCCGGGTTGAGGAAACGCTCAAACAGCAGGTTGTATTTAATCGGGTCGATGTTGGTGATACCGATACAGTAGGCCACTGCAGATCCTGCAGCGGAACCACGGCCCGGGCCTATGAATACGCCGAGTTCGCGGCCGGCTTTGATGAAGTCGGATACGATGAGGAAGTAACCGGCAAATCCCATGTTTTCGATTACCTGCAGCTCAAAGTTGATACGTTCTTCAATATCGGCGGTCATTTCCTGGTAACGAGAGCGGGCCCCTTCCATGGTGATATGCCGCAGGTACTGATCCTGGGTGAAAAATTCTTTCGGAATAGGGAAGTTGGGCAGCAGGATATCGCGTTTGAGATCCAGCAGCTGCACTTTGTCCACGATTTCGTTGGTATTGTCGATGGCCTGCGGGAGGTCATGGAACAACTTCGTCATTTCCTCCGTGGTCTTGAAATAGAACTGATCGTTGTAAAAAGCGAAACGACGGTTTTTTACAGCCGACTCATCATCCGAAAATTCTTTATTGGTAGGGGTAGATTTTTTTTCTCCGGTGTTGATACATAATAAAATGTCGTGGGCGTTGGCATCTGCCTGATCTACATAGTGAGAATCGTTGGAGGCGATAACCTTGACATTGTATTTCTCGGCAAAGCGCAGTAATACCACATTTACCTGTTCCTGTTCGGGAATACCATGCCGTTGTAATTCCACATAAAAATCTTCTCCGAAAATATCCAGCCACCAGCGGAATTCTTTTTCTCCTTCTTCTTCTCCTTTGCGCAGAATGACTTTGGGAACAGAAGCGCCGAGGCAACAGGTAGTGGCGATGAGGCCTTTATGATATTGTAATATCAGCTCCTTATCGATACGGGGATATTTACCGTATAATCCTTCCATATATCCGAGGGAGCAAAGCTTGATCAGGTTCCGGTATCCTTCATCATCTTTGGCCAGTAAAACCTGGTGATAACGGATATCTTTTTCTTCTCTCGTAAATGCGCGTTTATGCCGGTTTTCCACCACATAAAATTCGCATCCTACAATTGGTTTTACTTTCAGCCTTTTATCTTTGGGATCGCCCGGATTTAATTTATTATTATAAGCTTCTGCCACAAACTGGAATGCGCCAAACATATTACCGTGGTCTGTAATCGCCAGTGCCGGCTGATTAGAAGCCATGGCCTTTTTATACAAGGATTTTATGTCAGCTGCTCCATCCAGTAATGAGAATTGCGTATGTACGTGCAGGTGCGAGAAATTCATCAGCTATATCTATTTCATCAAACGACAAAAGTAAGGAAAAGCCTGATGATTATCACCGAATAATTACGATCGTCCTGCGGATGCTGCAGTACTGCATTTCAACTGGTGTTGCTGTGAAGGGCAAGCCGTGTATATACCACTCGCTTGATTCATAATTCTCTGTATATTTGTACTTTAGCGAAAATTTAGCCATACGATATGATGAAAGTAAAGGGACAGCTGTATGTGAATATGCTGGTGGGGGCCTTGTCGATAAGTTCCTGCGCAACGATCAAAAAAAATACGGTACGAAAAACACCACAGCCAGCTACTGCTGAACATCACCGCCGGGTTGAATTTCTGGATGGTATAGCTACGAATCGTCATACGCGTAATAGTGCTTCCTACAACAATAAAGAAGTAAGTATCAGTAAAAATATTACCCGGGGCAGCGCCAATCTGGAAAATGCACAGAGCTGGCAGTTTAAATATGCCCAGTTACTGGATGTGCCTGTGGAAGACGTGTTGAATCATCAGCTCTATAAATTTATAGAAGAGTGGTGGGGAACGCCTTACCGGCTGGGTGGTAAATCCAGAGATGGTATCGACTGTTCGGGATTTGTGGCGATGCTGGCCAATACGGTATTTCAGCTGAGTTTAACCGGTAATTCCGTACAACTGTATAATCAGGTAAGAAGATTAAGTACCCGGGACCTGCACGAAGGCGACCTGGTATTTTTTAAAATACATCATAAACGTATCTCCCACGTAGGTATCTACCTGGAAAATGACAAGTTCGTGCATGCTTCCACCAGTGCAGGCGTGATGATCAGTGATCTGAACGAGCCTTACTGGAAGAAGTATTTTGCCGGTGGAGGCAGGTTGTAGCCCTTGATGGCCGCTACTTGTTCCGGTTGTTTTTCCTTTTCAGCATGTTAATCACA
Coding sequences within:
- the trxA gene encoding thioredoxin, which gives rise to MALEFTDANFQTEVLNSDKLSVIDFWAEWCGPCRAIGPVIEELSKDYAGQVNIGKVNVDHNPQVSVDYGITSIPAILFIKDGKVVDKQIGAVPKSVLEKKIQANL
- the dnaE gene encoding DNA polymerase III subunit alpha; this translates as MNFSHLHVHTQFSLLDGAADIKSLYKKAMASNQPALAITDHGNMFGAFQFVAEAYNNKLNPGDPKDKRLKVKPIVGCEFYVVENRHKRAFTREEKDIRYHQVLLAKDDEGYRNLIKLCSLGYMEGLYGKYPRIDKELILQYHKGLIATTCCLGASVPKVILRKGEEEGEKEFRWWLDIFGEDFYVELQRHGIPEQEQVNVVLLRFAEKYNVKVIASNDSHYVDQADANAHDILLCINTGEKKSTPTNKEFSDDESAVKNRRFAFYNDQFYFKTTEEMTKLFHDLPQAIDNTNEIVDKVQLLDLKRDILLPNFPIPKEFFTQDQYLRHITMEGARSRYQEMTADIEERINFELQVIENMGFAGYFLIVSDFIKAGRELGVFIGPGRGSAAGSAVAYCIGITNIDPIKYNLLFERFLNPERKSMPDIDTDFDDEGRQKVIDYVVQKYGRNQVAQIITYGTMAAKMSIKDVARVMDLPLVESNALAKLVPDKPGIQLDRIFNAPLDGDKSLADKEGLAGEDIENVKKLRELIKGEDLQGEVLREACVLEGSVRNTGIHAAGIIIAPQDLYDLIPVSTAKDSDLLVTQFEGSIIESAGVIKMDFLGLKTLTIIKGALELIRQNHGVAIEIDNIPLDDAKTYELYQKGETNATFQFESPGMQKYLRELKPDRFDDLIAMNALYRPGPLEYIPSFIRRKHGLEPVQYDLAQMEEYLNDTYGITVYQEQVMLLSQKLAGFSKGDADVLRKAMGKKQIAVLNKMKAQFMEGCAQNGHDPKICEKVWTDWEAFASYAFNKSHSTCYAFVAYQTAYLKAHYPAEYMAAVLNCASNIEKITFFMEECKRMGIDVLPPDVNESFKGFAVNKQGQVRFGLGGLKGVGEAAVENLLEERKKEGPFKSIFDFIKRVNQRAVNKKSLEALAMSGAFDCFPALHRAQYFHKPEGENMSGLDKIVKFGQQVTAGASNVGSLFAADDLPDVEPPKIPPCDVWPLIMKLNNEREITGIYISGHPLDDYRFEMKYYHMNSVQELLEYQTEIAQPGGTGGRSRERNFRLAVYITNAQERISRNNRQFGVMTIEDYTGKFEFALWSEDFIRFAPYLKPGLCLFINGGFKSKRFNDNEYEFKVSSIQLLQEVKKTHTKQVYLATMAKQLNRATVDFLVDNINRFPGNSTLHMQLTDRDENLQVKLHTFNKKIEMNDELAVFLHKQPDIDVYIETINK
- a CDS encoding C40 family peptidase, coding for MMKVKGQLYVNMLVGALSISSCATIKKNTVRKTPQPATAEHHRRVEFLDGIATNRHTRNSASYNNKEVSISKNITRGSANLENAQSWQFKYAQLLDVPVEDVLNHQLYKFIEEWWGTPYRLGGKSRDGIDCSGFVAMLANTVFQLSLTGNSVQLYNQVRRLSTRDLHEGDLVFFKIHHKRISHVGIYLENDKFVHASTSAGVMISDLNEPYWKKYFAGGGRL